One Streptomyces sp. ML-6 genomic region harbors:
- a CDS encoding response regulator transcription factor produces the protein MRLLIVEDEKRLATSLAAGLTAEGFAVDVVHDGLEGLHRASEGVYDLVVLDIMLPGMNGYRVCAALRAAGHETPILMLTAKDGEYDEAEGLDTGADDYLTKPFSYVVLVARIRALLRRRGGRGASPVIGAGSLRMDTAARRVHLGGTEIALTTKEFAVLEQLVLRSGQVVSKADILEHVWDFAYDGDPNIVEVYVSTLRRKLGASAIRTVRGAGYRLEAP, from the coding sequence ATGCGTCTGTTGATCGTGGAGGACGAGAAGCGGCTGGCGACGTCCCTGGCCGCCGGGCTCACCGCCGAGGGCTTCGCCGTGGACGTCGTGCACGACGGCCTCGAAGGGCTGCACCGGGCCTCCGAGGGGGTGTACGACCTCGTCGTCCTCGACATCATGCTGCCCGGGATGAACGGCTACCGGGTCTGCGCCGCCCTGCGCGCCGCCGGTCACGAGACGCCGATCCTGATGCTGACGGCGAAGGACGGGGAGTACGACGAGGCGGAGGGCCTGGACACCGGGGCCGACGACTACCTGACCAAGCCGTTCTCGTACGTCGTGCTCGTGGCCAGGATCCGGGCGCTGCTGCGGCGCCGGGGCGGGCGCGGCGCCTCCCCGGTGATCGGGGCCGGTTCGCTGCGCATGGACACCGCGGCCCGCCGCGTCCACCTCGGCGGCACCGAGATCGCCCTCACCACCAAGGAGTTCGCGGTGCTGGAACAGCTCGTGCTGCGGTCCGGGCAGGTGGTGAGCAAGGCGGACATCCTGGAGCACGTCTGGGACTTCGCCTACGACGGCGACCCGAACATCGTCGAGGTGTACGTGAGCACGCTGCGGCGCAAGCTCGGCGCGTCCGCCATCCGCACCGTGCGCGGGGCGGGCTACCGGCTGGAGGCGCCGTGA
- a CDS encoding MarR family transcriptional regulator, translating into MPKPLSLPFDPIARADELWQQRWGPVPSMGAITSIMRAQQILLAEVDAVVKPYGLTFARYEALVLLTFSKAGELPMSKIGERLMVHPTSVTNTVDRLVRSGLVAKRPNPNDGRGTLASITERGREVVEAATKDLVDMEFGLGVYDAEECAEIFAMLRPLRVAAHDFEEE; encoded by the coding sequence GTGCCGAAGCCGCTCAGTCTCCCCTTCGACCCCATCGCCCGCGCCGACGAACTCTGGCAGCAGCGCTGGGGCCCGGTGCCCTCGATGGGGGCGATCACCTCGATCATGCGCGCCCAGCAGATCCTGCTCGCCGAGGTCGACGCGGTCGTCAAGCCGTACGGACTGACCTTCGCCCGGTACGAGGCGCTGGTGCTGCTCACCTTCTCCAAGGCCGGTGAGCTGCCGATGTCCAAGATCGGGGAGCGGCTGATGGTCCACCCCACCTCCGTCACGAACACCGTGGACCGCCTGGTGCGCTCCGGACTGGTCGCCAAGCGCCCCAACCCCAACGACGGCCGCGGAACCCTCGCCTCCATCACCGAGCGGGGCCGCGAGGTCGTCGAGGCGGCGACGAAGGACCTCGTCGACATGGAGTTCGGACTCGGGGTGTACGACGCCGAGGAATGCGCCGAGATCTTCGCCATGCTGCGCCCGCTGCGGGTCGCGGCCCACGACTTCGAGGAGGAGTAG
- a CDS encoding AIM24 family protein, whose amino-acid sequence MSTPVIFDPMTLPSDDNVNAYTFCVELKGSQWFLQKGKMIAYYGRIEFDGVGNGRFDRLLRTSFHSPLHAGDWVVAEGSGKMLLADRAFDVNSYDLDDGNLTIRSGNLLAYQPTLALKQSIVPGFLTLIGTGKFVAASNGPVVFMEPPLRVDPQALVGWADCPSPCHHYDHGYLTGVLGGLRALTGIGGTSGEEHQFEFVGAGTVLLQSTEVLMAEQATGTVPGEAGVPGGGGSGRPGVPPRAPGGSGQPGASPRLPGQLGDLQRRFGL is encoded by the coding sequence GTGAGCACGCCCGTGATCTTCGATCCGATGACGCTGCCGTCGGACGACAACGTCAACGCGTACACCTTCTGCGTGGAGCTCAAGGGGAGTCAGTGGTTCCTGCAGAAGGGCAAGATGATCGCCTACTACGGGCGGATCGAGTTCGACGGCGTGGGCAACGGCCGCTTCGACCGGCTGCTCCGCACGAGCTTCCACTCGCCGCTGCACGCGGGCGACTGGGTGGTGGCCGAGGGCAGCGGCAAGATGCTGCTCGCGGACCGGGCCTTCGACGTGAACTCCTACGACCTGGACGACGGGAACCTGACGATCCGGTCCGGCAACCTGCTCGCCTACCAGCCGACGCTGGCGCTGAAGCAGTCGATCGTGCCGGGCTTCCTGACCCTGATCGGCACGGGGAAGTTCGTGGCCGCCTCCAACGGTCCGGTGGTCTTCATGGAGCCGCCGCTGCGGGTCGATCCGCAGGCCCTGGTGGGCTGGGCGGACTGCCCCTCGCCGTGCCACCACTACGACCACGGCTATCTGACGGGCGTGCTCGGCGGGCTGCGGGCGCTGACCGGTATCGGGGGCACCTCGGGCGAGGAGCACCAGTTCGAGTTCGTCGGGGCGGGCACGGTGCTGCTTCAGTCGACCGAGGTCCTGATGGCCGAGCAGGCGACGGGGACGGTGCCGGGCGAGGCCGGGGTCCCCGGCGGCGGGGGTTCGGGCCGTCCCGGCGTACCGCCCCGGGCGCCCGGCGGCTCGGGTCAACCTGGCGCCTCACCCCGATTGCCCGGTCAGCTGGGGGATCTCCAGCGTCGCTTCGGTTTGTGA
- a CDS encoding MarR family transcriptional regulator, with translation METETATRWLSDAEQCAWRTHLEVSRLLMHQLEKDLQPFGLTNNDYEILVNLSESEDQRMRMSDLAAATLQSKSRLSHQITRMENAGLVRRASCESDRRGLFAVLTEDGAETMRKVAPHHVASVRKHFMDLLPPEALANLHAALTPVAEHLRGRRGKI, from the coding sequence ATGGAGACCGAGACGGCCACCCGTTGGCTGAGCGACGCGGAGCAGTGTGCCTGGCGCACCCACCTGGAGGTCAGCAGGCTGTTGATGCACCAGCTGGAGAAGGACCTCCAGCCGTTCGGACTGACCAACAACGACTACGAGATCCTGGTCAATCTCTCGGAGTCGGAGGACCAGCGCATGCGGATGAGCGACCTCGCCGCGGCGACGCTGCAGTCCAAGAGCAGGCTCTCGCACCAGATCACCCGGATGGAGAACGCCGGGCTGGTCCGTCGGGCGAGCTGCGAGTCCGACCGGCGCGGTCTGTTCGCGGTCCTGACCGAGGACGGCGCGGAGACGATGCGGAAGGTGGCCCCGCACCACGTGGCCTCCGTCCGCAAGCACTTCATGGACCTGCTGCCGCCGGAGGCGCTGGCGAACCTGCACGCGGCGCTGACGCCGGTCGCGGAACACCTGCGCGGACGCCGCGGCAAGATCTGA
- a CDS encoding HAMP domain-containing sensor histidine kinase: MRSVRARAALGATVVVALALIGAGVAVLLVLRANLTGQAELRAEVVAREVAGQLALDVPYDRLETRDEDEYPVQVVDEDGRVVAVSKDLEAISGTGTDRVAPVPSAAPGQGPGPGSGDGSGDDGDDRDDDLADDDEGTPARGEVDPDEPDFTDGTATVDGESADYRFASVRATTSRGVTLTVHAGAPLAAEQEAVGTVRGAMLAGLPVLLLVVAGVTWLVTRRALRPVEDIRREMAAITASEDLSRRVPEPDSRDEIARLARTTNETLTALEASVDRQRRFVADASHELRSPIASLRTQLEVGAAHPELLDVPGAVADTVRLQALAADLLLLARLDAGERPGRSTLDLGALVREEVSQRVGDRILVTVSVPDSGGLEVAGSRGQLARVIGNLLDNAERHARDSVTVSVRAAERGDVLVEVTDDGAGVPVDERERIFERFVRLDDARARDDGGAGLGLAIARDVAVRHGGGLTVDGAPEGGARFTLRLPAAG, from the coding sequence GTGAGGTCGGTACGGGCCAGGGCCGCGCTGGGCGCCACGGTGGTGGTCGCCCTCGCGCTGATCGGCGCCGGGGTCGCCGTGCTCCTGGTGCTGCGCGCCAACCTCACCGGACAGGCGGAGCTGCGGGCCGAGGTGGTGGCCCGCGAGGTGGCCGGCCAACTGGCCCTCGACGTGCCCTACGACCGGCTGGAGACGCGCGACGAGGACGAGTATCCGGTCCAGGTGGTCGACGAGGACGGACGCGTGGTCGCCGTCTCCAAGGACCTGGAGGCGATCTCCGGGACCGGCACGGACCGGGTCGCGCCGGTCCCGTCCGCCGCCCCGGGGCAGGGCCCCGGTCCCGGCTCCGGCGACGGGAGCGGGGACGACGGGGACGACCGGGACGACGACCTGGCGGACGACGACGAGGGCACCCCGGCCCGCGGCGAAGTCGACCCGGACGAACCGGACTTCACCGACGGCACCGCCACCGTCGACGGCGAGAGCGCCGACTACCGCTTCGCGTCCGTCCGGGCGACCACGTCCCGGGGGGTGACCCTGACCGTCCACGCGGGCGCCCCGCTGGCCGCCGAGCAGGAGGCCGTGGGCACCGTGCGCGGCGCGATGCTGGCCGGGCTGCCGGTGCTGCTGCTCGTCGTCGCCGGGGTGACCTGGCTGGTGACCCGGCGGGCGCTGCGCCCGGTCGAGGACATCCGGCGCGAGATGGCCGCGATCACCGCGTCCGAGGACCTGAGCCGCCGGGTGCCGGAGCCCGACTCGCGCGACGAGATCGCCCGGCTGGCCCGCACCACCAACGAGACCCTGACGGCCCTGGAGGCGTCGGTGGACCGCCAGCGCCGGTTCGTCGCGGACGCCTCGCACGAGCTGCGCAGCCCGATCGCCTCCCTGCGCACCCAGTTGGAGGTGGGCGCGGCCCATCCGGAGCTGCTGGACGTGCCGGGCGCGGTCGCCGACACCGTACGGCTCCAGGCGCTGGCCGCGGATCTGTTGCTGCTGGCCCGGCTGGACGCGGGGGAGCGGCCGGGCCGCTCGACGCTGGACCTGGGCGCGCTGGTGCGCGAGGAGGTCTCCCAGCGGGTCGGCGACCGCATCCTGGTGACGGTGTCCGTGCCGGACTCCGGCGGCCTCGAAGTGGCCGGATCGCGCGGTCAGTTGGCGCGGGTGATCGGCAATCTGCTGGACAACGCCGAACGCCACGCACGGGACTCGGTGACGGTCTCGGTGCGGGCGGCGGAGCGGGGCGACGTGCTCGTCGAGGTCACCGACGACGGGGCGGGGGTCCCGGTGGACGAGCGCGAGCGGATCTTCGAGCGCTTCGTCCGCCTCGACGACGCCCGGGCCCGGGACGACGGCGGTGCGGGCCTCGGCCTGGCCATCGCCCGGGACGTCGCCGTCCGGCACGGCGGCGGGCTGACGGTGGACGGCGCGCCGGAGGGCGGCGCCCGGTTCACGCTCCGGCTGCCGGCCGCCGGCTGA
- a CDS encoding AIM24 family protein, which yields MFRLQGSRTLAVDLAGDAVKAKNGSMVAYDGRMTFKKMTGGGDGLRGMVTRRLTGEQMAVMQVSGEGTCYFADRASEITLVPLHNDKLHVEASNLLCTDSSLRTGTTFTGLRGGASGNGLFTTTVEGTGQVAIMSDGAAVALRVSGQYPLCVDPGAYVAHRGDLRQQFQTGVGFRTLIGESSGESFQIRFEGEGVVYVQPSERNTLGGDV from the coding sequence ATGTTCCGACTCCAAGGCAGCAGAACGCTCGCCGTCGACCTGGCCGGTGACGCCGTCAAGGCGAAGAACGGCTCGATGGTCGCCTACGACGGCCGGATGACGTTCAAGAAGATGACCGGTGGCGGTGACGGTCTGCGCGGGATGGTGACCCGCCGGCTGACCGGTGAACAGATGGCCGTGATGCAGGTGTCCGGCGAGGGCACCTGCTACTTCGCGGACCGGGCGAGCGAGATCACCCTCGTCCCGCTGCACAACGACAAGCTCCACGTCGAGGCGAGCAACCTGCTGTGCACCGACTCCTCGCTGCGCACCGGCACCACCTTCACCGGGCTGCGCGGCGGGGCGAGCGGCAACGGCCTGTTCACCACCACCGTCGAGGGCACCGGGCAGGTGGCGATCATGTCGGACGGCGCGGCGGTGGCACTGCGGGTCTCCGGGCAGTACCCGCTGTGCGTCGACCCCGGCGCCTACGTCGCCCACCGGGGTGATCTGCGCCAGCAGTTCCAGACGGGGGTCGGTTTCCGGACGCTGATCGGCGAGAGCTCCGGGGAGTCCTTCCAGATCCGGTTCGAGGGCGAGGGCGTCGTCTACGTCCAGCCGAGCGAGCGGAACACCCTCGGGGGCGATGTCTGA
- a CDS encoding DUF3817 domain-containing protein, whose protein sequence is MKPSVLTRYRVMAYVTAVMLLVLCVCMIFKYGFDKGEGLTLVVSQVHGVLYIVYLIFAFDLGSKAKWPMGKLLWILLSGTIPTAAFFVERKVVREVEPLLATGSPATAKA, encoded by the coding sequence ATGAAACCCAGCGTGCTGACCCGCTATCGGGTGATGGCCTACGTCACCGCCGTCATGCTGCTCGTCCTCTGCGTCTGCATGATCTTCAAATACGGCTTCGACAAGGGCGAGGGCCTGACGCTCGTCGTCTCCCAGGTCCACGGTGTGCTCTACATCGTCTACCTGATCTTCGCCTTCGACCTCGGTTCCAAGGCGAAGTGGCCGATGGGCAAGCTGCTCTGGATCCTGCTCTCCGGCACCATCCCGACGGCCGCGTTCTTCGTCGAGCGCAAGGTCGTCCGCGAGGTCGAGCCGCTGCTCGCCACCGGCTCCCCGGCGACCGCCAAGGCCTGA
- a CDS encoding MFS transporter — protein sequence MPSDDRTQAGTPRTPPAPGPTPPAPAPEPRDPHDPSRARGPGDEAGGGYRAVFRVREFRAVFVAHLLSLLGVAVSELALTVLVYDLTGSPLLSALTFALGLLPYALGGTLLAGIADRFPARRVLVACDLVCAGCVAVMVLPGTPVGGLLALRCVVAAVAPVFTGTRAAALTDILGEGDRYVLGRSLLRIVSQSALLIGFGAGGLLLAALSPRGAIAVAVGTFCCSALLLRFGTRARPARSAAAAEGGGTLLGDSLSGTRTVLADRRIRALLLLFWVPPFFVVAPEALAAPYADAIGAGPAAPGLLMCAMAVGHVGAELWAGSALGPRTRSRTVLPAAALGLLPLLLYASRPGMVLTLAALVLTGVGAAYVIGLDQWFLDAVPEALRGRAMTLLTAGLMTAQGLGMGLAGLAAEFFPVHQVVAASGAVGTLCTLLVVREVRATRPRSGERKPGTEVRDGADQHVTNG from the coding sequence ATGCCGAGCGACGACCGTACCCAGGCGGGCACACCCCGCACCCCTCCCGCCCCAGGGCCGACGCCTCCGGCACCCGCCCCGGAGCCCCGCGACCCGCACGACCCGAGCCGGGCGCGGGGCCCCGGCGACGAGGCGGGCGGCGGCTACCGGGCGGTGTTCCGGGTACGGGAGTTCCGGGCCGTGTTCGTGGCCCACCTGCTCTCGCTGCTCGGCGTCGCCGTCAGCGAACTCGCCCTCACCGTCCTGGTCTACGACCTCACCGGCTCGCCGCTGCTCTCCGCCCTCACCTTCGCGCTGGGCCTCCTCCCGTACGCGCTCGGCGGCACCCTCCTCGCCGGGATCGCCGACCGCTTTCCCGCCCGCCGCGTCCTCGTCGCCTGCGACCTGGTCTGCGCCGGCTGCGTCGCCGTCATGGTGCTGCCCGGCACCCCCGTCGGAGGGCTCCTCGCGCTGCGGTGCGTCGTGGCGGCGGTCGCGCCGGTGTTCACCGGGACGCGGGCCGCGGCGCTCACCGACATCCTCGGCGAGGGCGACCGCTACGTCCTGGGCCGCTCGCTGCTGCGGATCGTCTCCCAGTCCGCCCTGCTCATCGGTTTCGGGGCCGGCGGACTGCTGCTGGCCGCCCTGTCGCCGCGCGGGGCGATCGCGGTCGCCGTCGGCACGTTCTGCTGCTCGGCGCTGCTGCTCCGCTTCGGCACCCGGGCCCGGCCGGCCCGGTCGGCCGCGGCGGCGGAGGGCGGCGGAACGCTGCTGGGGGATTCCCTCTCCGGCACCCGGACGGTTCTCGCCGACCGCCGGATCCGGGCACTGCTGCTGCTCTTCTGGGTGCCCCCCTTCTTCGTGGTCGCGCCGGAGGCCCTGGCCGCGCCCTACGCCGACGCCATCGGGGCCGGGCCCGCGGCACCGGGGCTGCTGATGTGCGCGATGGCCGTCGGCCACGTCGGGGCGGAGCTCTGGGCGGGATCCGCCCTCGGCCCCCGCACCCGCTCCCGGACCGTGCTGCCCGCGGCCGCCCTCGGGCTGCTTCCCCTGCTGCTGTACGCCTCCCGTCCCGGCATGGTGCTCACCCTCGCCGCCCTGGTGCTGACCGGGGTGGGGGCGGCGTACGTCATCGGGCTCGACCAGTGGTTCCTCGACGCGGTGCCCGAGGCGCTGCGGGGCCGGGCGATGACCCTGCTCACCGCCGGGCTGATGACGGCCCAGGGCCTGGGGATGGGCCTCGCCGGGCTGGCCGCGGAGTTCTTCCCGGTCCACCAGGTCGTCGCCGCCTCGGGGGCGGTGGGCACCCTGTGCACGCTGCTGGTGGTCCGGGAGGTCCGCGCCACCCGCCCGCGATCCGGGGAACGGAAGCCCGGTACCGAAGTCCGAGACGGGGCTGACCAGCATGTGACCAATGGGTAA
- a CDS encoding AIM24 family protein: protein MPFREINSRMVEATVVPGQKLYSQRGAMLAHRGEVSFTPNIQGGQGGVLSMIGRRVAGEATPLMTVEGDGTVMFGHGGHHIQVIDLSGDTLYVEADRLLAFDGTLQQGTMFMGSQGGVMGMVRGQVTGQGLFTTTLKGHGSVAVMAHGGVIELPIVPGRSVHVDPQAYVAHHGDVRNKLSTALGWRDMVGRGSGEAFQLELSGSGAVYVQASEEKL from the coding sequence ATGCCGTTCCGCGAGATCAACTCGAGGATGGTCGAGGCGACGGTGGTTCCCGGCCAGAAGCTGTACAGCCAGCGCGGGGCGATGCTCGCCCACCGCGGCGAGGTGTCGTTCACCCCGAACATCCAGGGCGGCCAGGGCGGCGTGCTGTCGATGATCGGCCGGCGGGTGGCGGGCGAGGCGACCCCGCTGATGACGGTCGAGGGCGACGGCACGGTGATGTTCGGCCACGGCGGCCACCACATCCAGGTGATCGACCTGTCCGGCGACACCCTGTACGTGGAGGCCGACCGGCTGCTCGCCTTCGACGGGACGCTCCAGCAGGGCACCATGTTCATGGGGTCGCAGGGCGGCGTGATGGGCATGGTGCGCGGCCAGGTGACCGGCCAGGGGCTGTTCACCACCACCCTGAAGGGGCACGGCTCGGTCGCCGTGATGGCCCACGGCGGGGTGATCGAGCTGCCGATCGTCCCGGGCCGTTCGGTGCACGTGGACCCGCAGGCGTACGTCGCGCACCACGGCGACGTGCGCAACAAGCTCTCCACCGCGCTCGGCTGGCGCGACATGGTGGGGCGCGGCTCCGGCGAGGCGTTCCAGCTGGAGCTGAGCGGCAGCGGCGCGGTGTACGTCCAGGCCTCGGAGGAGAAGCTGTGA
- a CDS encoding DUF3817 domain-containing protein, with amino-acid sequence MDIKTATALHRLRLISIPEALSFPALIIFGSILSRVSDIDFLMMPLGILHGVLFVIYAVLLLDVWAKTKWPLKRVALFFLLAVLPFGGLYGDKLLKRYEADGVIAARARREGVVSA; translated from the coding sequence GTGGACATCAAGACCGCTACCGCCCTGCACCGGCTGCGCCTCATCTCGATTCCCGAGGCGCTCTCCTTCCCGGCCCTGATCATCTTTGGCTCGATCCTCAGCCGGGTCTCGGACATCGACTTCCTGATGATGCCGCTCGGCATCCTGCACGGCGTGCTCTTCGTGATCTACGCCGTCCTGCTGCTCGACGTCTGGGCCAAGACCAAGTGGCCGCTGAAGCGCGTCGCGCTCTTCTTCCTGCTTGCGGTGCTGCCGTTCGGCGGCCTGTACGGCGACAAGCTGCTCAAGCGCTACGAGGCCGACGGCGTCATCGCCGCCCGGGCCCGCCGGGAGGGCGTGGTCAGCGCATGA
- a CDS encoding DUF5937 family protein: MPFHLRFDESDLLRCRFALSPLWETQEAVRTLARPARHGYHLPWLRRIEEAAAGLDLRPLWRLMPEGGHTPDFLCPPPLGPLARFEEEIAAVRAVDPAVAAHDMARALAGMPGGPGSPAGRRMLADPARTVQELADLLERAWRLMIEPHWPRLRALLEADIAYHSRRLAEVGFERLLGELSPRLRWAGSTLTVTGTRGNHTRVLGGEGLVLMPSVFVWPDVVGGYEPPWLPAVIYPARGIGGLWTEAADRTPDALARLLGRARADVLCALDEPAGTTALAHRLSLAPSSVSEHLSVLRAAGLLTSRRYGHQVLYERTPLGIALTAGAP; this comes from the coding sequence GTGCCCTTCCATCTGCGTTTTGACGAGAGCGACCTGCTCCGCTGCCGCTTTGCGCTCTCCCCGCTCTGGGAGACGCAGGAAGCCGTGCGCACGCTCGCCCGGCCGGCCCGGCACGGCTACCACCTGCCGTGGCTGCGGCGGATCGAGGAGGCCGCCGCCGGGCTGGACCTGAGGCCGCTGTGGCGGCTGATGCCCGAGGGCGGGCACACCCCCGACTTCCTCTGCCCGCCCCCGCTCGGCCCGCTGGCCCGTTTCGAGGAGGAGATCGCCGCCGTCCGCGCGGTCGACCCGGCGGTGGCCGCGCACGACATGGCCCGGGCCCTGGCCGGCATGCCCGGCGGCCCCGGTTCCCCGGCCGGGCGGAGGATGCTGGCCGATCCGGCGCGTACGGTCCAGGAGCTGGCGGACCTGCTGGAACGGGCCTGGCGGCTGATGATCGAGCCGCACTGGCCGCGGCTGCGCGCCCTGCTGGAGGCCGACATCGCCTACCACTCGCGGCGGCTGGCCGAGGTCGGTTTCGAGCGGCTGCTGGGCGAACTGAGCCCGCGCCTGCGCTGGGCCGGTTCGACGCTCACGGTGACCGGCACCCGGGGGAACCACACCCGGGTGCTCGGCGGGGAGGGGCTGGTGCTGATGCCCAGCGTCTTCGTCTGGCCCGATGTCGTCGGCGGCTACGAGCCGCCCTGGCTGCCCGCGGTGATCTATCCGGCCCGCGGCATCGGCGGCCTCTGGACGGAGGCCGCGGACCGCACCCCCGACGCCCTGGCCCGGCTGCTCGGGCGGGCCCGCGCCGACGTCCTGTGCGCGCTCGACGAACCGGCCGGGACCACGGCGCTGGCCCACCGGCTCTCGCTCGCGCCCTCGTCCGTGTCGGAGCACCTGTCGGTGCTGCGCGCGGCGGGGCTGCTCACCTCACGCCGGTACGGCCACCAGGTGCTGTACGAGCGCACTCCGCTGGGCATCGCGCTGACGGCCGGGGCCCCGTGA
- a CDS encoding MTH1187 family thiamine-binding protein, whose protein sequence is MIVAFSVSPLGVGEDVGEYVADAVRVVRESGLPNRTDAMFTSVEGEWDDVMDVVKRAVAAVEARAGRVSLVLKADIRPGVTDGLTSKVETVERYLAQ, encoded by the coding sequence ATGATCGTCGCGTTCTCGGTCAGCCCGCTGGGGGTCGGTGAGGACGTCGGCGAGTACGTCGCCGACGCTGTCCGCGTCGTCCGCGAGTCCGGGCTGCCCAACCGCACGGACGCCATGTTCACCTCGGTCGAGGGCGAGTGGGACGATGTCATGGACGTCGTGAAGCGGGCCGTCGCCGCCGTCGAGGCCCGTGCCGGGCGCGTCTCCCTCGTACTGAAGGCCGATATCCGTCCCGGTGTCACCGACGGCCTGACCAGCAAGGTCGAGACGGTCGAGCGGTACCTGGCGCAGTGA
- a CDS encoding PepSY domain-containing protein, translating into MKHRIVIAAVAAAVLVGGGAAGAVAFADDDGHDREVRSSSATGDAPARVSVQDAVAAALKAVPGTVTGAELDDEDRGPVWEVDVYGSDKVWHDVTVDAGNGKVLGEHTDDDGDDRDRHAPRSAAVSLDSATGAALKAAPGTVTSVDLDGDRDGRGATHWEVEVRGDDGKEHELDVDARTGKVTADRPDDDGHDDD; encoded by the coding sequence ATGAAGCACAGGATCGTCATCGCCGCAGTCGCCGCAGCCGTGCTCGTCGGCGGCGGGGCCGCCGGCGCGGTCGCCTTCGCCGACGACGACGGCCACGACCGCGAGGTACGGAGCAGCAGCGCGACGGGCGACGCCCCCGCCCGCGTCTCCGTGCAGGACGCCGTCGCCGCCGCCCTGAAGGCCGTCCCCGGCACGGTCACCGGGGCCGAGCTGGACGACGAGGACCGCGGACCGGTCTGGGAGGTCGACGTGTACGGCTCCGACAAGGTCTGGCACGACGTGACGGTGGACGCGGGCAACGGCAAGGTGCTCGGCGAGCACACCGACGACGACGGCGACGACCGCGACCGGCACGCCCCCCGCTCGGCCGCCGTGTCGCTGGACTCGGCGACCGGCGCCGCGCTGAAGGCCGCCCCCGGGACCGTGACCTCGGTCGACCTGGACGGCGACCGCGACGGCCGGGGCGCGACGCACTGGGAGGTCGAGGTCCGGGGCGACGACGGCAAGGAGCACGAGCTGGACGTCGACGCGAGGACCGGCAAGGTCACCGCGGACCGGCCGGACGACGACGGGCACGACGACGACTGA